A section of the Terriglobia bacterium genome encodes:
- a CDS encoding iron-sulfur cluster-binding protein, whose protein sequence is MSAAAREFLRRAAEKSADLTHRKIIRFNMDQYDAAVAQGHSRFTDWDAAREQCQRIKWEAINHLDRYLIEFEQRVKERGGQVFWAENSEEARKYVVDLAVSRGVKKVVKSKSMVTEEVHLSPALEKAGIEVFETDLGEYIVQLRNEPPYHIVTPAMHLNRGQIRDLFKEKLGDVDSDDPQQLVAAARRSLRRAFFSAEMGISGANFLVADAGLIAITTNEGNGRLCTSIPRIHVAMTGIEKIIPRLQDLATLWPVLATAGTGQPITCYNTLIGGPRRPGEADGPEEFHVVLVDNGRSELLADPEQREVLHCIRCGACLNACPVFRSVGGHTYGTIYPGPIGSVLTPHLRGLEEFQHLSYASSLCGGCTEVCPVRIDLHHHLLHNRRNAIRAGTHPGRERLAFKFWRWTMMDASRFRVLGGLARTALRIIHGLGLSGSVLDPLRPWTKRRAPMPIPPASFRSLWRKSNGVG, encoded by the coding sequence ATGAGCGCCGCCGCACGGGAATTCCTGCGCCGCGCGGCGGAGAAGTCCGCCGATCTGACCCACCGCAAGATCATCCGCTTCAACATGGACCAGTACGACGCCGCCGTTGCGCAAGGGCACTCGCGCTTCACCGACTGGGACGCCGCCCGCGAACAATGCCAGCGGATCAAGTGGGAGGCGATCAACCACCTGGACCGCTACCTGATCGAGTTCGAGCAACGGGTGAAGGAGCGCGGCGGACAGGTCTTCTGGGCGGAGAACTCCGAAGAGGCGAGGAAGTATGTGGTCGACCTGGCCGTCAGCCGCGGCGTGAAGAAAGTGGTGAAGTCAAAGTCCATGGTCACGGAGGAGGTCCACCTCAGCCCGGCGCTGGAGAAGGCGGGCATCGAGGTCTTCGAAACGGACCTCGGTGAGTACATCGTGCAGTTACGCAACGAGCCGCCGTACCACATCGTCACCCCCGCCATGCACCTGAACCGCGGGCAGATCCGCGACCTGTTCAAGGAAAAGCTGGGCGACGTGGACAGCGACGACCCGCAACAACTGGTCGCGGCGGCGCGGCGCTCGCTGCGCCGGGCCTTCTTCTCCGCCGAGATGGGCATCTCGGGGGCGAACTTCCTGGTCGCCGACGCGGGGCTGATCGCCATCACCACCAACGAGGGCAACGGACGCCTGTGCACCAGCATCCCGCGCATCCACGTCGCCATGACCGGCATCGAGAAGATCATTCCGCGGCTACAGGACCTGGCGACGCTGTGGCCGGTGCTGGCGACGGCGGGCACGGGCCAACCCATCACCTGCTACAACACGCTGATCGGCGGGCCGCGCCGCCCGGGCGAAGCCGACGGCCCGGAAGAGTTCCACGTGGTGCTGGTGGACAACGGGCGCAGCGAATTGCTCGCCGACCCGGAACAGCGCGAGGTGCTGCACTGCATCCGCTGTGGCGCCTGCCTCAACGCCTGCCCGGTCTTCCGCAGCGTCGGCGGACACACTTACGGGACCATCTATCCCGGACCGATCGGCAGCGTGCTGACCCCCCACCTGCGCGGACTGGAAGAGTTCCAGCACCTTTCCTACGCGTCGTCGTTGTGCGGCGGATGCACCGAAGTCTGCCCCGTGCGGATCGATCTCCACCATCACCTGCTGCACAACCGCCGCAATGCCATCCGCGCCGGCACCCATCCCGGGCGCGAGCGTCTCGCCTTCAAGTTCTGGCGCTGGACGATGATGGACGCAAGCAGGTTCCGCGTGCTGGGCGGCCTGGCCCGGACCGCCTTGCGCATCATTCATGGCCTGGGGCTGAGCGGCTCCGTGCTCGATCCGCTGCGCCCCTGGACCAAGCGCCGCGCGCCCATGCCCATCCCGCCGGCGTCGTTTCGCTCGCTGTGGAGGAAAAGCAATGGCGTCGGCTGA
- a CDS encoding amino acid ABC transporter substrate-binding protein, which produces MKRLTLIAFVLLAFLVTSGFAQQTITIGFTVSKTGALNVDSLEQSRGFELWRDQVNAAGGIKAGGKSYKVQFVSYDDESNSKRVQQLYTRMILEDKADFLFSPYSSGLTTNASIVTEQNGKVMLTTGAADEKTYKLGNKFLFQMFAPGGEYLKGALDALKVKDPKATVAFVYEDAAFSVAVVNPAKAYAQQIGLNVVFSEAYAPATTDFSAILDKVISSQATVLMGGGHYADGSTLARQLYARKANLKMITLLVAPDSPQWVELGDAGIGVTVPSQWESQVVTKPQFGPTVAQFVKDYEAKYKAEASYESAGGYAAGLVLQHAIEQAGSIDSGKVAGVLNSTDVTTFYGRTKFSAAAADHGLQLGHTMALAQWQKDKSGKPVKQVVWPAASKSSDLKYPIH; this is translated from the coding sequence ATGAAACGATTGACTCTCATCGCCTTTGTCCTTCTTGCCTTCCTCGTCACCTCCGGTTTCGCCCAGCAGACCATCACGATCGGATTCACGGTCTCCAAGACCGGCGCCCTCAACGTCGATTCGCTGGAGCAATCCCGCGGATTCGAGCTGTGGCGCGACCAGGTGAACGCCGCCGGCGGTATCAAGGCGGGCGGGAAAAGCTACAAGGTCCAGTTCGTCAGTTACGACGACGAATCCAACTCCAAGCGCGTGCAGCAGCTGTACACGCGCATGATCCTGGAAGACAAGGCTGACTTCCTGTTCAGCCCATATTCCTCGGGTCTGACCACGAACGCCTCGATCGTGACCGAGCAGAACGGCAAGGTCATGCTCACCACCGGCGCCGCGGACGAAAAGACTTACAAGCTGGGCAACAAATTCCTGTTCCAGATGTTCGCCCCGGGCGGCGAGTACCTCAAGGGCGCACTGGACGCATTGAAAGTCAAGGATCCCAAGGCAACGGTCGCGTTCGTTTATGAGGACGCCGCTTTCTCGGTTGCGGTGGTGAACCCGGCGAAGGCGTACGCGCAGCAGATCGGGCTGAATGTGGTCTTCAGTGAAGCCTACGCTCCCGCCACCACCGACTTCAGCGCCATCCTGGACAAGGTGATCTCATCCCAAGCCACCGTGCTGATGGGCGGGGGGCACTATGCCGACGGGTCGACGCTGGCGCGGCAACTGTATGCCCGCAAGGCAAACCTGAAGATGATCACGTTGCTGGTGGCGCCGGACAGCCCGCAGTGGGTGGAATTGGGCGATGCCGGCATCGGCGTGACTGTGCCTTCGCAGTGGGAATCCCAAGTCGTGACGAAACCGCAGTTCGGTCCGACGGTGGCGCAGTTCGTGAAGGATTACGAGGCCAAGTACAAGGCCGAGGCCAGCTACGAATCGGCCGGCGGATACGCGGCGGGCCTGGTGCTGCAACACGCCATCGAACAGGCGGGCAGCATCGATTCCGGCAAGGTCGCCGGCGTGCTGAACTCGACCGACGTGACGACCTTCTACGGCCGGACGAAATTCTCCGCCGCCGCCGCCGACCACGGTTTACAGCTCGGGCACACCATGGCCCTGGCACAGTGGCAGAAGGACAAGTCGGGCAAGCCGGTCAAGCAGGTGGTGTGGCCGGCGGCCAGCAAGAGCTCCGACCTCAAGTACCCGATCCACTGA
- a CDS encoding ABC transporter substrate-binding protein: protein MAKKRSNNRGITRREFVKIAGMTAGVAAAGTGILGQAPVYAQERSLHFLLWKNFSPPADAEILRQGEEWGKQNKVKVKIEQINANDIPARAAAAIESKQGPDIIQFFHNWQNQYADSLEDVTDICTALESKYGGYIDYCKSHAMLNGRFNAVPHTLVPNIYVVRASYMKAAGTTSWPKTWEELRREGKKWKANGHPIGQTVGHTFGDAVDFTYPYLWSYGVAERDEKGRVVIASKQALEALKFFKALWDDAMDPAGAGWDDSSNNRSFLSGAITATNNAPSIYLTASNQVVLDEKGAPLVNDILHVANPAGPAGLFHYHYSQQLAIPKYSKNAETAKEFIRWLLEKDQFAKYLRRGQAYQAAALKDYMKDAMWDMFPALKPYRDHLLEARHVGWKGSADANAARVVQNYVLIDMLANVATNKMTPEESLKWCEGQLKSIYGA, encoded by the coding sequence ATGGCAAAGAAACGATCCAACAATCGAGGAATCACGCGGCGCGAATTTGTAAAGATCGCCGGCATGACGGCCGGCGTGGCTGCGGCCGGGACCGGGATCTTGGGGCAGGCGCCGGTTTACGCGCAGGAGAGGTCGCTCCACTTTCTGCTCTGGAAGAATTTCTCCCCGCCCGCCGACGCCGAGATCCTTCGCCAAGGGGAGGAGTGGGGCAAACAGAACAAGGTCAAGGTCAAGATCGAACAGATCAACGCCAATGACATTCCTGCCCGCGCTGCCGCCGCCATCGAGAGCAAACAAGGGCCGGATATCATTCAGTTCTTCCACAACTGGCAGAACCAGTATGCGGACTCCCTGGAGGACGTCACCGACATCTGTACCGCGCTCGAGTCTAAGTATGGCGGGTACATCGACTACTGCAAGTCGCATGCGATGCTCAACGGAAGGTTTAACGCGGTCCCGCACACGCTCGTTCCGAATATTTACGTCGTGCGCGCTTCGTACATGAAGGCCGCGGGCACCACGAGTTGGCCCAAGACCTGGGAAGAGCTCCGGCGCGAAGGGAAAAAGTGGAAGGCCAACGGGCATCCGATCGGCCAGACCGTCGGCCACACCTTCGGCGATGCAGTCGACTTCACCTACCCGTATCTATGGAGCTACGGTGTCGCCGAACGGGACGAGAAGGGTCGCGTGGTCATCGCCAGCAAGCAGGCTCTCGAGGCGCTCAAGTTCTTTAAGGCGTTATGGGACGATGCCATGGATCCGGCGGGCGCGGGCTGGGACGACTCCAGCAACAACCGCTCCTTCCTTTCTGGCGCCATCACCGCAACCAACAATGCGCCCAGCATCTACCTGACGGCTTCCAATCAGGTGGTCCTCGACGAAAAAGGGGCGCCGCTGGTGAACGACATCCTGCATGTGGCCAACCCTGCGGGTCCAGCGGGCCTGTTTCACTACCATTACAGCCAGCAGCTCGCGATCCCCAAGTACTCCAAGAACGCCGAAACCGCGAAGGAGTTCATCCGCTGGTTGCTGGAAAAGGATCAGTTCGCGAAATATCTGCGTCGTGGGCAGGCTTATCAGGCCGCGGCGCTGAAGGATTACATGAAAGACGCCATGTGGGACATGTTCCCGGCGCTCAAGCCATACCGGGACCACTTGCTGGAGGCACGGCACGTGGGCTGGAAAGGCAGCGCCGACGCCAATGCGGCCCGGGTGGTGCAGAATTACGTGCTCATTGACATGCTGGCGAATGTGGCGACCAACAAGATGACTCCGGAGGAGTCGTTAAAGTGGTGCGAGGGGCAGCTCAAATCCATCTACGGTGCGTGA
- a CDS encoding sugar ABC transporter permease, translated as MMPAAFIIFFFVAYPFVWGVWMSLTNKQIGMPWAQVNFVGLRNYVDLVTKDRVFWTTTRNSFVYTGIATVIKWILGMWLAILLNRMVRFQRFVRAAVLLPWIVPTVLSTIAFLWIFDPDFSVINWTLRHFYIWMGWGFTRGPLWLADPTLALASVTFVNIWRGTPFFAIFFLAGLQTINPELYEAAAVDGAGSWQRFWNVTFPGIMPITVVVLVFSIIVTFSDFQIVYVLTRGGPANSTHLFATYAYQVAMIGSRLGLGAAVSLFMFPVLALMIVFQLVYLRRQQA; from the coding sequence ATGATGCCGGCCGCTTTCATCATCTTCTTCTTCGTCGCGTATCCATTCGTCTGGGGCGTCTGGATGAGCCTTACCAACAAGCAGATCGGAATGCCTTGGGCGCAGGTGAATTTTGTCGGCCTGAGAAACTATGTGGATCTGGTGACGAAGGACAGGGTTTTTTGGACGACCACCCGGAACAGCTTCGTGTACACGGGGATCGCAACCGTGATCAAGTGGATCCTTGGCATGTGGCTTGCCATCTTGCTGAACCGGATGGTGCGGTTTCAGCGGTTCGTGCGTGCCGCCGTGCTCCTGCCCTGGATCGTCCCCACCGTGCTGAGCACGATCGCCTTTCTCTGGATCTTCGATCCCGACTTCAGCGTCATCAACTGGACCCTCCGTCATTTTTACATTTGGATGGGGTGGGGATTCACGAGGGGACCCCTCTGGCTTGCCGATCCGACCCTGGCCTTGGCCTCCGTCACCTTCGTGAACATTTGGCGCGGCACGCCCTTCTTCGCCATTTTCTTTCTCGCCGGCCTGCAAACGATCAACCCGGAGCTTTACGAGGCCGCAGCGGTCGATGGCGCCGGTAGCTGGCAGCGTTTCTGGAACGTCACGTTCCCGGGGATCATGCCCATCACGGTTGTCGTGCTCGTCTTTTCCATCATCGTGACCTTTTCCGACTTTCAGATCGTCTATGTCCTTACCCGCGGGGGACCTGCGAACAGCACCCACCTGTTCGCCACTTACGCCTACCAGGTGGCGATGATCGGGTCGCGTTTGGGTCTGGGGGCGGCAGTTTCGCTGTTCATGTTTCCGGTACTGGCTCTGATGATCGTTTTCCAGCTCGTTTACCTCCGGAGGCAGCAGGCCTAA
- a CDS encoding LUD domain-containing protein — protein MASADNPSRERILTRVRSAVGTPAPPPRSSPRRPFFAPVTDPLERFERECEANKTELILATDEVASAAAVESILDSLPAGEAFVQDTPALRSLTKSFMIPRQLRWSSEGAPRESSEATITNAELLVALTGSILVSASCGGRGASIVAPCHIVVARLEQLVPDLETALAHVRERGIDSRNSFVGLITGSSRTADIEKILVLGAHGPRRLVVVLQTGA, from the coding sequence ATGGCGTCGGCTGACAATCCAAGCCGCGAACGCATTCTCACGCGCGTGCGCAGCGCGGTGGGAACGCCCGCGCCTCCGCCCCGTTCATCCCCGCGGAGGCCGTTCTTCGCGCCGGTGACCGATCCGCTGGAGCGATTCGAGCGGGAGTGCGAAGCCAATAAAACGGAGCTGATCCTGGCGACCGATGAGGTCGCCAGCGCCGCCGCGGTCGAGAGCATCCTCGATTCGTTGCCTGCGGGCGAGGCCTTTGTGCAGGACACGCCCGCGCTGCGCAGCCTGACCAAGTCGTTTATGATCCCGCGCCAACTGCGCTGGTCGAGCGAAGGAGCGCCGCGGGAGTCCTCCGAGGCGACCATCACGAATGCGGAGCTGCTGGTGGCGCTCACCGGCTCCATCCTGGTTTCCGCCTCCTGCGGCGGACGCGGCGCATCGATCGTCGCGCCCTGCCACATCGTCGTCGCCCGGCTGGAGCAGCTCGTGCCCGACCTGGAGACGGCGCTGGCCCATGTGCGCGAGCGCGGCATCGATTCCCGGAACTCGTTCGTCGGCCTGATCACAGGCTCCAGCCGTACCGCCGACATCGAGAAGATCCTGGTGCTGGGCGCGCACGGGCCGCGGCGCCTGGTCGTCGTATTGCAGACCGGCGCATAA
- a CDS encoding ABC transporter ATP-binding protein codes for MALVLENVESGYGEVQVIWGISLQAPPGKLTTIIGANGAGKTTTLRTIMGTMRPWKGRVRLHGEDVTRLSPHAKANRGLVLVPEGRQLFPEMSVEENLEMGAYSHRARKQQKDNLARVYELFPRLKERRKQKSSTLSGGEQQMLALGRGLMQEPAVLMIDELSLGLAPVLAQQLFLTLGSLRKQGLTIVLVEQNVHLALAISDYTYVFAEGRVTIQGESDQVARMDEVRKAYLGL; via the coding sequence ATGGCCCTGGTGCTGGAGAATGTCGAATCGGGCTACGGCGAAGTGCAGGTGATCTGGGGCATCTCGCTGCAGGCGCCCCCGGGCAAGCTGACCACCATCATCGGCGCCAATGGCGCCGGCAAGACCACGACCCTGCGCACCATCATGGGCACTATGCGCCCGTGGAAGGGCCGTGTCCGCCTGCACGGGGAGGACGTGACCCGGCTCTCCCCGCATGCCAAGGCCAATCGCGGCTTGGTCCTGGTGCCCGAAGGCCGCCAGTTGTTCCCCGAGATGTCGGTGGAGGAGAACCTGGAGATGGGCGCCTACTCGCATCGCGCCCGCAAGCAGCAGAAGGACAACCTGGCTCGTGTCTACGAACTCTTCCCCCGCCTGAAGGAACGGCGCAAGCAGAAATCTTCGACGCTGTCCGGCGGCGAGCAGCAGATGCTCGCCCTGGGCCGCGGGCTGATGCAGGAGCCCGCCGTCCTGATGATCGACGAACTGTCGCTCGGCCTGGCGCCGGTGCTGGCGCAGCAGCTCTTCCTCACACTCGGAAGTCTCCGCAAGCAGGGCCTGACCATCGTCCTGGTCGAACAGAACGTGCACCTGGCGCTGGCCATCAGCGATTACACGTACGTGTTCGCCGAAGGGCGGGTGACCATCCAGGGGGAATCCGACCAGGTCGCCCGCATGGACGAAGTGCGCAAGGCGTACCTGGGACTCTAG
- a CDS encoding branched-chain amino acid ABC transporter permease produces MIFRRPLFWLILITAAAFVYLPLRNNNLSLREDLILVAVAIILASNLNLMIGYTGYVNFGNIVFYGLGGYVGLYLATVRSWNLVVAALVAGLAVSAFALLLGFAILRLRGAYFALATIGVLVAVQAFVSNFDPWGRSTGLYVSFESYAPLGGAVRALWLTYFLMIAIMALSMILSLGIKISKFGLGLFAIREDEDAAVVLGVNATVYKAIIFSVSAFLPAVAGALMFFKNGMIDPSIAFEFMLSLEGIVMLMLGGQGTVVGAALGASLYERLRSYLLTSPKLSNFHLVIAGGMLLVVVLFAPGGLIGWLYRLVPRSKEVIE; encoded by the coding sequence GTGATATTCCGGCGTCCCTTGTTCTGGTTGATCCTGATCACGGCAGCCGCCTTTGTGTACCTTCCCCTGCGCAACAACAACCTCTCCCTGCGCGAAGACCTCATCCTGGTCGCGGTGGCCATCATCCTGGCCAGCAACCTGAACTTGATGATCGGCTACACCGGATACGTGAACTTCGGGAACATCGTCTTCTACGGGCTGGGAGGCTACGTGGGGCTGTACCTGGCGACAGTGCGGAGCTGGAACCTGGTGGTGGCCGCGCTGGTCGCGGGGCTGGCCGTCAGTGCGTTCGCGCTGCTGCTGGGGTTCGCCATCCTGCGCTTGCGCGGCGCCTACTTCGCGCTCGCCACCATCGGGGTGCTGGTCGCCGTGCAGGCGTTCGTCTCCAACTTCGATCCCTGGGGAAGGTCCACCGGCCTGTACGTCTCGTTCGAGTCCTACGCACCACTGGGCGGGGCGGTGCGTGCGCTCTGGCTCACGTATTTTCTGATGATCGCCATCATGGCCCTGTCGATGATCCTGAGCCTGGGCATCAAGATCTCGAAATTTGGGCTTGGCCTGTTCGCCATCCGCGAGGACGAGGATGCCGCCGTGGTGCTGGGCGTCAACGCGACCGTGTACAAGGCGATCATCTTCAGCGTCTCCGCCTTCCTGCCCGCGGTGGCCGGAGCGCTTATGTTCTTCAAGAACGGCATGATCGATCCCTCGATCGCGTTTGAGTTCATGCTCTCGCTCGAGGGCATCGTGATGCTGATGCTCGGCGGCCAGGGGACCGTGGTCGGAGCGGCCCTGGGCGCGAGCCTCTACGAGCGGCTCCGCTCCTACCTGCTGACCTCTCCCAAGCTGTCGAACTTCCACCTGGTGATCGCCGGCGGAATGCTGCTGGTGGTGGTGCTGTTCGCGCCCGGCGGCCTGATCGGCTGGCTCTATCGCCTGGTGCCGCGCTCGAAAGAGGTGATCGAATGA
- a CDS encoding ABC transporter ATP-binding protein — MSALLEVRGVSKRFGGLLAVSDVSFSLGEGEILGLIGPNGAGKTTLFNVVNGVYKADQGSITFAGEDITGRSPDQVVHRGLARTHQVVKPLNDMSVLDNVTVGACFGREYLHLRPARDAAMDVLKLVGMADRAHSPARSLNIASKKRLEVARALAARPKLLLLDEVLAGLNPTEIAQMIDLVRSIRDRGVSVFMIEHLMQAIMNLSDRIVVLNLGRKLAEGKPEEVVNNADVVEAYLGFPDIVDKLREIQ; from the coding sequence ATGAGCGCCCTGCTGGAAGTGCGCGGCGTCAGCAAGCGGTTCGGCGGCCTGCTTGCCGTCTCGGACGTGAGCTTTAGCCTCGGCGAGGGCGAGATCCTGGGCCTGATCGGTCCCAACGGCGCCGGCAAGACAACCCTGTTCAACGTCGTGAACGGCGTGTACAAGGCCGACCAAGGAAGCATCACCTTCGCGGGCGAAGACATCACCGGCCGCTCGCCCGACCAGGTGGTCCACCGCGGGCTGGCGCGCACCCACCAGGTCGTCAAACCCTTGAACGACATGAGCGTGCTGGACAACGTGACCGTGGGCGCCTGCTTCGGGCGCGAGTACCTGCATCTGCGTCCGGCACGCGACGCCGCCATGGACGTGCTGAAACTAGTGGGGATGGCGGACCGCGCCCATTCGCCCGCGCGCTCGCTCAATATCGCCAGCAAGAAGCGGTTGGAGGTCGCGCGGGCGCTCGCCGCCCGCCCCAAGCTGCTCCTGCTCGACGAGGTGCTGGCCGGCCTCAATCCCACGGAGATCGCGCAGATGATCGACTTGGTGCGCAGCATCCGCGACCGCGGCGTTTCGGTATTCATGATCGAGCATCTGATGCAGGCGATCATGAACCTTTCCGATCGCATCGTGGTGCTGAACCTGGGCCGCAAGTTGGCCGAAGGCAAGCCCGAGGAAGTGGTGAACAACGCCGATGTGGTGGAGGCCTACCTCGGCTTCCCCGACATTGTCGACAAGTTGCGGGAAATCCAATGA
- a CDS encoding carbohydrate ABC transporter permease, which yields MARIAIGEGFVKRLFVYHLPLFFFLVFALFPFYWMFVTSIKSTRETYNREVNPYVPVTCVATIGDQVRSRHFNEAALMDSCFYHWRTLLRDTLFVRWLGNTLFVAIVSTAISLFAGITSAYALARLRFRGADTFGVLIFVTYLVPPTLLFIPLSDVIGNLPLIHKDLLNSPWALIVAYPTFLVPFCTWLLTGYFRTIPKELEEQAMVDGASRIQAMVQIVLPLALPGLLSAGMFAFTLSANEFLYALIFIYDATNKTVPVGVVSELIKGDVFYWGELMSGALLGSVPVALIYSFFVEHYVAGMTGAVKG from the coding sequence ATGGCGCGCATTGCGATCGGCGAGGGATTCGTCAAGCGGCTGTTCGTCTATCACCTCCCGCTTTTCTTTTTCCTCGTTTTCGCACTGTTCCCCTTCTACTGGATGTTTGTCACCTCGATCAAATCGACGCGCGAAACTTACAACCGCGAGGTCAACCCGTACGTCCCGGTCACATGTGTCGCGACCATCGGCGACCAGGTACGTTCGCGCCATTTCAATGAAGCGGCGCTCATGGACAGCTGCTTCTATCATTGGCGGACGCTGCTCCGGGATACGCTCTTCGTCCGCTGGCTGGGGAATACGCTCTTCGTCGCGATCGTTTCTACGGCCATCTCGCTCTTCGCGGGGATCACCTCGGCGTATGCCTTGGCGCGGCTCAGATTCCGCGGCGCGGACACCTTCGGGGTCCTTATCTTTGTCACCTATCTGGTGCCGCCCACGCTTCTCTTCATCCCGCTCTCCGACGTCATCGGCAATCTGCCCCTCATCCACAAGGACCTGCTGAACTCGCCTTGGGCGCTGATCGTGGCCTATCCGACTTTCCTTGTTCCCTTCTGCACGTGGCTTCTGACGGGTTATTTCCGGACCATCCCGAAGGAGCTGGAGGAACAGGCTATGGTCGATGGGGCATCCCGGATCCAGGCGATGGTCCAGATCGTTCTTCCCCTGGCATTACCGGGGCTGTTGTCGGCGGGTATGTTTGCCTTCACCCTATCGGCGAATGAGTTTCTCTACGCGCTGATATTCATCTACGATGCCACCAATAAGACGGTGCCGGTGGGAGTCGTCAGCGAATTGATCAAGGGCGATGTCTTTTACTGGGGAGAGCTGATGTCAGGCGCCTTGTTGGGCTCAGTCCCCGTGGCCTTGATCTATTCGTTCTTCGTCGAGCACTATGTGGCGGGAATGACCGGCGCGGTCAAAGGTTGA
- a CDS encoding (Fe-S)-binding protein, which translates to MASRVALFIPCFVDQLSPQVGLDAARVLRRLGYEVEFPSEQTCCGQPAFNVGYWDEARPVAERFVRIFGSAETVVCPSGSCTTMVRTFYPELLAGSALRDQAEQLGKRVFEFSEFLVRIAKVVDVGAEFAHKVTFHDACHALRELHLKQEPRELLRHVRGLELVEMQHSEECCGFGGAFSLQFDMISAGMGESKVQNIEASGAEVVTAVDPSCLMHIEGMLRRGNARARTLHLASILAQGAK; encoded by the coding sequence ATGGCTTCGCGGGTGGCGCTGTTCATCCCCTGCTTCGTGGACCAGTTGAGCCCGCAGGTGGGCCTGGACGCGGCGCGCGTGCTGCGCCGCCTGGGCTATGAAGTCGAGTTCCCCTCCGAGCAGACCTGCTGCGGCCAGCCCGCCTTCAATGTCGGCTACTGGGACGAAGCCCGCCCAGTCGCGGAGCGGTTCGTGCGCATCTTTGGATCGGCGGAGACGGTGGTTTGCCCGTCGGGTTCCTGCACGACCATGGTGCGCACCTTCTACCCCGAGTTGCTGGCCGGCAGCGCCCTGCGAGACCAGGCGGAGCAATTGGGCAAGCGGGTATTCGAGTTCTCCGAATTCCTGGTGCGGATCGCGAAGGTGGTGGACGTGGGCGCCGAGTTTGCGCACAAAGTCACCTTCCACGACGCCTGCCACGCCTTGCGCGAGCTGCATCTGAAGCAGGAGCCGCGGGAGCTGCTGCGGCACGTCCGCGGGCTGGAGCTGGTGGAGATGCAGCACAGCGAGGAGTGCTGCGGCTTCGGCGGCGCGTTCTCCCTGCAGTTCGACATGATCTCCGCCGGGATGGGCGAGTCCAAGGTGCAGAACATCGAGGCCAGTGGCGCCGAGGTGGTCACCGCAGTGGATCCCAGTTGCCTGATGCACATCGAAGGCATGCTGCGGCGCGGCAACGCGCGCGCGCGCACCCTCCACCTGGCCAGCATCCTGGCGCAGGGGGCGAAATGA
- a CDS encoding branched-chain amino acid ABC transporter permease, producing MSGILASMIDGLLVGSVYGLAAMGLSLIWGVMDVINLTHGAMIALGMFGMYMLFTAITTNAYFLLLPVLAGGFLVGIVVYWIAVHWVIGRAGLMSLLSTFAVNMMVIGIGTAIWSTSPYNVNFSLPGIAIGAYTFTGNHIAAAISAVVIALALELFLYRTRPGKAIRAVADNREAAELMGISSTAVLTIAFGIGIALAMVSGALVSTLFPFTILSGGAYELKSFVVTVLAGLGKPFGALVAGILLGLLEGAVTPFIAVSWIPLIEFGLFVAVLIVFPRGIFGRATA from the coding sequence ATGTCCGGCATTCTGGCCTCCATGATTGATGGCCTGCTCGTGGGTTCGGTGTACGGCCTGGCGGCTATGGGCCTGAGCCTGATCTGGGGCGTGATGGATGTCATCAATCTCACGCATGGCGCCATGATCGCGCTGGGCATGTTCGGCATGTACATGCTGTTCACGGCGATCACGACCAACGCTTACTTCCTGCTCCTGCCCGTGCTCGCGGGCGGATTCCTCGTGGGCATCGTGGTGTACTGGATCGCGGTCCACTGGGTGATCGGCCGCGCCGGGCTCATGAGCCTGCTCTCCACCTTCGCCGTGAACATGATGGTGATCGGCATCGGCACCGCGATCTGGAGCACCAGCCCGTACAACGTGAACTTCAGCCTGCCGGGGATCGCGATCGGCGCGTATACCTTCACCGGCAACCACATCGCGGCGGCGATCTCGGCGGTGGTGATCGCGCTGGCGCTGGAGCTGTTCCTGTACCGTACGCGGCCGGGCAAAGCCATCCGCGCCGTCGCCGATAACCGCGAAGCCGCGGAATTGATGGGCATCTCCTCCACTGCCGTGCTGACGATCGCGTTTGGGATCGGAATCGCACTGGCGATGGTATCGGGTGCGTTGGTCTCGACGCTGTTTCCCTTCACCATACTTTCCGGCGGCGCGTACGAGCTGAAAAGCTTCGTGGTCACCGTCCTGGCTGGACTGGGAAAGCCGTTCGGCGCGCTGGTCGCCGGCATCCTGCTGGGGCTGCTGGAGGGGGCGGTGACGCCCTTCATCGCCGTCAGCTGGATCCCGCTGATCGAGTTCGGCTTGTTTGTGGCCGTCCTGATCGTCTTCCCACGCGGGATCTTTGGAAGGGCAACAGCGTGA